The following are from one region of the Gottschalkia purinilytica genome:
- a CDS encoding aspartyl-phosphate phosphatase Spo0E family protein — protein MDKKARLLNLIRQIEETKVKLYDLIERNQFNLINPEVVRLSELLDRLLFEYYDIKK, from the coding sequence TTGGATAAAAAAGCTAGATTATTAAATCTTATTAGGCAAATTGAAGAAACTAAAGTTAAATTATATGATTTAATAGAAAGAAATCAATTTAATCTTATTAACCCAGAAGTTGTAAGGTTAAGTGAATTACTTGATAGACTTCTGTTTGAGTACTATGATATTAAGAAGTAA
- a CDS encoding helix-turn-helix domain-containing protein — MDLTKVISEAVENAIVQELGRFNDNMLNIAKAFEKANYELEVYTVKEVASILKVNTNKIYELIDKGLLKGLKLGNMKVIRADLIDFLKKYSGMDLSDLDNIKELKSNI; from the coding sequence ATGGATTTAACTAAAGTTATCAGTGAAGCGGTAGAGAATGCTATCGTTCAAGAATTAGGAAGATTCAATGATAATATGTTGAATATAGCTAAAGCATTTGAAAAAGCTAATTATGAGTTAGAGGTCTATACAGTAAAAGAAGTAGCTTCAATCCTTAAAGTGAATACAAATAAAATATATGAATTAATAGATAAAGGATTACTCAAGGGACTAAAACTCGGAAACATGAAAGTAATAAGAGCAGATTTGATTGATTTTCTAAAGAAGTACAGTGGTATGGATTTAAGTGATCTTGATAATATAAAAGAGTTGAAATCAAATATATAG
- a CDS encoding DUF4352 domain-containing protein — protein sequence MKKIIAILISMFLIFTIGCSNAKESGGKIESKGQIKTQQEFSKMYSSPDKYKDYEVDFYAKILFEPEKDDDGTYIQCYAYDNDNYNTLVGIEGDLDIKEGDIVHIKGVVKGAQEGENMMGATITAPVIMANNIDKSDYATAFAPAVKTKEVNQEQNQHGYVLKVNKVEFAENETRIHVTVTNNTKDKINFYSFNAKATQGSTQIKEKDNFDAKYKEIESEIMPGITEEGIVLFEKADKDQPLKLYFEGSSENYDLDFQPFVFDVQ from the coding sequence ATGAAAAAAATAATTGCAATTCTTATATCTATGTTTTTGATTTTCACTATAGGATGCTCTAACGCTAAGGAATCTGGAGGTAAAATTGAATCAAAGGGACAAATTAAAACTCAGCAAGAGTTTTCTAAAATGTATTCTTCTCCAGATAAATATAAAGATTATGAAGTGGATTTCTATGCAAAGATACTATTTGAACCTGAAAAAGATGATGATGGGACTTATATACAATGTTATGCCTATGATAATGACAATTATAATACTCTAGTAGGAATCGAAGGGGATCTAGATATTAAAGAAGGAGACATAGTACATATAAAAGGAGTTGTAAAGGGAGCACAAGAAGGTGAAAATATGATGGGTGCAACAATAACTGCTCCTGTTATAATGGCTAATAATATAGATAAATCTGACTATGCTACTGCTTTTGCCCCTGCAGTTAAAACAAAAGAAGTTAATCAAGAACAAAACCAACATGGATATGTATTAAAAGTAAATAAAGTAGAATTCGCAGAAAATGAAACAAGAATTCATGTTACTGTAACAAATAATACTAAAGATAAAATAAACTTCTATTCATTTAATGCGAAAGCAACTCAAGGTTCTACTCAAATTAAAGAAAAAGACAACTTCGATGCAAAATATAAGGAAATTGAATCAGAAATAATGCCAGGCATAACCGAGGAAGGAATAGTATTATTTGAAAAAGCAGACAAAGATCAACCATTAAAGTTATATTTTGAAGGAAGTTCTGAAAACTATGATCTTGATTTTCAACCATTTGTATTTGATGTTCAATAA
- a CDS encoding HNH endonuclease: protein MPKDISGKEKSNILRWDRDPQVAANALYSAQNLCEVDSSHKYFISKRTNKYYSEAHHLIPIKFQFKFKYSLDVESNVISLCSVCHKKLHYGRIEDIEDELKVLYKNRKDRLSKCKIDISFDELIECYK from the coding sequence ATGCCAAAAGATATTTCTGGAAAAGAAAAAAGTAATATATTAAGATGGGATAGAGATCCTCAGGTTGCTGCAAATGCTTTATACTCTGCCCAAAATTTATGTGAAGTAGATAGCTCACATAAGTATTTTATATCAAAGAGAACAAATAAATATTATTCGGAAGCACATCATTTAATTCCAATAAAGTTTCAATTTAAATTTAAATATAGCCTTGATGTAGAATCAAATGTTATTTCTCTTTGTTCAGTATGTCATAAGAAGTTACATTATGGAAGGATTGAAGATATTGAAGATGAATTAAAAGTCTTATATAAGAATAGAAAAGATAGATTAAGTAAGTGTAAAATAGATATTTCATTTGATGAACTTATAGAGTGTTATAAATAG
- a CDS encoding DUF4064 domain-containing protein, translating into MKKTVFTLGLIGGIIAIMISLGMFIWGGIQPSNYEFGRQIMTSGAISIIFSVMGLVSSILAEKNNKLFGILLILSAIGGLFTTLFFYVIPAILFIIAGILALIPEKNKNTI; encoded by the coding sequence GTGAAAAAAACAGTATTTACACTGGGACTAATAGGCGGAATAATAGCTATAATGATTTCTCTAGGCATGTTTATTTGGGGTGGAATACAACCTTCTAATTATGAATTTGGAAGACAAATAATGACAAGTGGAGCAATTTCTATTATATTTTCTGTTATGGGATTGGTATCTTCTATATTAGCAGAAAAAAACAACAAGTTATTTGGAATATTGCTAATACTTAGTGCAATTGGTGGATTGTTTACAACGCTATTCTTTTATGTAATACCAGCAATTTTATTTATTATAGCTGGAATATTAGCTCTTATTCCAGAAAAAAATAAGAATACTATATAG
- a CDS encoding BhlA/UviB family holin-like peptide, whose protein sequence is MEQEIIKVALSQGLWAVLFVVMLFYVLRENSKRETNYQDIIKELSEKFNIVEDVKEDVREIKKKIFH, encoded by the coding sequence ATGGAACAAGAAATTATAAAAGTAGCTCTAAGTCAAGGATTATGGGCAGTATTATTTGTAGTTATGTTATTTTATGTGTTAAGAGAAAATAGCAAAAGAGAAACGAATTACCAAGATATAATAAAAGAATTATCTGAGAAATTCAACATAGTTGAAGATGTAAAAGAGGATGTTAGAGAAATAAAGAAAAAGATTTTTCATTAG
- a CDS encoding peptidoglycan recognition protein family protein, producing MNYVVDHIPNSKSKRPGTKLNSQYLTIHSTGNPDSTARNERGWLTNPSNTNSVSWHIVVDEKEVIEAIPLNEISHHAGSSEGNNTSIGIEMCESGNREAVIQNTVKLVAKLLKERGWGVDRLRRHYDWIGKNCPRILNYNNWEGWTRFKNLVQAELGGNNMVTLRKGDSGDLVYKLQADLLAIGYTEVGKPDGIFGTNTENAVKRFQRDYGLSSDGIAGKNTLNKIQEVLKSMSEHWGAAIKRELESHGVVISEERYDDNITRAESMVLALQVIKAIKGIK from the coding sequence ATGAATTATGTAGTAGATCACATTCCAAATTCTAAGTCTAAAAGACCAGGAACGAAATTAAATTCTCAGTATTTAACTATTCATAGTACAGGAAATCCAGATTCTACAGCTAGGAATGAAAGAGGTTGGCTTACTAATCCTTCAAATACTAACTCAGTAAGCTGGCATATAGTAGTTGATGAAAAAGAGGTCATAGAAGCTATACCACTAAACGAAATATCTCATCACGCAGGAAGTTCAGAAGGTAATAACACAAGTATAGGCATTGAAATGTGTGAAAGTGGCAATAGAGAAGCAGTAATTCAAAATACAGTTAAATTAGTTGCTAAGTTATTGAAAGAAAGAGGATGGGGAGTAGATAGACTAAGAAGACATTACGATTGGATAGGTAAGAACTGCCCTAGAATTTTGAATTATAATAACTGGGAAGGTTGGACAAGGTTTAAAAATTTAGTACAAGCAGAGCTAGGAGGTAATAACATGGTCACACTTAGGAAAGGCGATAGTGGAGATTTAGTTTATAAGCTACAAGCAGATTTATTAGCCATAGGATATACAGAAGTAGGAAAACCAGATGGTATCTTTGGCACTAATACTGAAAATGCAGTAAAGAGATTTCAAAGAGATTATGGATTAAGCTCGGATGGAATTGCAGGAAAAAATACTTTAAATAAAATACAGGAGGTTTTAAAGTCTATGAGTGAACATTGGGGAGCAGCAATAAAAAGAGAGCTAGAATCACATGGAGTGGTTATATCTGAGGAAAGATATGATGATAACATCACAAGGGCAGAAAGTATGGTTTTAGCATTACAAGTCATTAAAGCTATAAAAGGGATAAAGTAA